The window CAGAAGTAGTGAAGGAAGCGAGTCCGAGACTGTGAAACTACAGGGTCAACGCGACGGCTTTGGCTGTTGTGTTCAGGACAGCGTTAGGAACAACTGGAATGTCTCTGGCGACTCTCTGGAAGGGCGGCATGTTGGGTCCTTCCAACGTgtccaggatgcctgcggggaaCAGCAGAAAGGGGAGAAGGGCAGGAGTTAGCTCAGAGGCAGGTGAACCTGAAGGTAGACACTGCGAGAAGTGTAAAGCCTCCCTCCACCTCATTCCAGCACGCATCCTGCTCTTAGACcaactgtttgcttttctgttgaaataCCCTTGCGGGCttacagcaggagctgcagctgggggtgCGATACGGAATTTGTATCACTGCAATGCCAACATGAGCCGTGGTTGGCAGGAAGCACACATACTGCTGCAAGTGCTCTCCAGCTCCTGTCAATTACCCTCTCCAGCCTGAAAATTGGTCCTGGAGATCCTTGAAGAAAATTGCTTCGGCTATATTCTACCCTGTTTCATGTGCTAAGAAGTTGCAGATCAGGGCTCAGAACCTTAGCCCTGAGAGCAGATCCAGGAAAGAACAGTGTTTATCTCTAAAAGGACTTGAAATGCTATGCTGTAACCCTAAATTATGCagatttgaatttattttttttttaaaagggacTAATAGGAGAAATACTACAAGAAAGAGAGAACTTGAATCTGTACAGCCTGGTAAATAGCACTGACTGCAGGAAATGCAGGTTCTGCTGGCTGTGTTGTACAACACAAGCTCTAACGGCGTTATGCAAAGAAGGAATATTTTTGTGACATGTTTCCTGATCAGGATAAAGCAGCCTGATTTCACCAGCGCTCAGGAAGGGACCAGACATCTGCACGAGAGCAGTCATTGCAGCAACTCTTCACTTGTGGGTAAAGACAAAGCTTTGTGCTGCACAACTAATGTCTTTAGTACTAAATTCAGCACACGGAGACTTTCCCATGTCAACCCCCTGCCCTGCTTTGACAGCTTCTGCTAACAAAGCTGGTGCTGCTCGATTTTGGGTGTGAAACTGGCCCAGGTGCCCTCAGGTCAGGTCCACCCTGCCCACAGGGGCTCCCTTTGTCTTTCTCTTGCTTACCTTCTACCACCTTGTGGTAAGCAAAGTGCAGATAGAGGAGGAAAAGCATATGCAGAGCAGCAAGGGTCCCGCACAGGATGAGCCGCTGGGTGTGCCCCACGGTGCGTGACACCAGCACAGCAACCTAGGGGAGAGGTGGAGATCAGAAGGTTGGAGACCAGGCAGCTGCTACCTCAGCCTCTGGTGCTGCAGTCAGGAGCACACAGGAGGATGGGCCAAGTAGCGAGAGCCAGTGGAAACGGCGCTCAGAGCCTTTTTCCCAGTCTGCACCAGCAAATTCAGAGTAATCTGACTTTGTCTGGGTAAATTCATCTTGCCCTATCTCACCAGGAGTTCAGGAGGCTCAGGCAGGAGACATTTCCCTCCCTTTTTGGTCCCCAGAAGAGGAGGGCTTCAGGCTGCCTGTCACTCACCATTCGTAGTGTAGAGAGTCCACCGACGACCAACCAGAAGATATAGAAGAGGGAATGGAAGTGGATGTTATAGGTGACAAACAGAGTGATGCAGTGGCCAAAAAGCCCATAGccctgacaaaacaaaaacagccacATTATAAACGTCACTCTCACACAAATGCTCACTGAGCACGAGCAGCCTATTCCTGCAACGTTTCACCAAAGCAAAGCTTTGCAAGCCACTCCTTCAAGAGTCAACCATTTCCAGGTTGTCCCAGTGCAACGCTGACTTACAAAGACTTTTCCAGAACAGCTCACAGGCTACCCTCCCACTGGCACACCGTGCAGCCCCCCCCATCTTGGCGCAGCCCCCCCATACGTACCAACAGCGACAGCATCTGCACCATCGTGATCTGGGCGTTGCACAGATATGCCAGGAAATAGATGAAGGAGGAGACTCCCAACCAGTAGCCAAAGCAGGTGCCGATAGCCGTGCCCATCAGCGTGCCTTCCCTCTGCGGAGACAGCGTCAGGATGAAGAAAACTCAGAGAAGTGGCCTGCCAGCACCCAAATTCCACCCTGAAGTACCCAGAGCCTTTCATAAGCATTATCAAATAGCTGGCTAGCAGCATGCAGGACACCACACGACCTacaccccagttctcccagCAGAAGAGCATCAAGACTTTCTGATGCAACGTTCCTCCCCTCCCTGAGCCAACCTGCTCTTCCTCAGATCTAAGCTTTTCAGCCAGGTGCTATTCTGTTATGGGaggtttcctttccctttttactaTCATTTTGTCCTTCCCAAACCCAATCAAACCCCAGCTTATCACTGAGACTCGCCGTACAATGATGGTGTCCGAGGTCTTCATCCCGTGCAGAAGGATGGCCACCAGGGTGAAAACCAGCATGAGGGGTCCGTAAAGCTCACCTGCAATCTTCTACAGgggaagagagagggaggaaggttTGGTCAGTGCTCCCGGCTACCAGGCTCCCCACCCCAGGTGACATGACGATTATCTTGGGTAGTTTGTCACCTGAGAAGTAACAGCAGTGCCACTGCTGACTGGAGCCAGACAGAACAGGCAGTCAAATTGGTGTTAAACAGAATGCAGAAAGGGGATAATTAAAATCTAGAGGTCTAGAACTGTACCAGAATGGGGTTAGTAACCACTGTAGGAAAGGGTTTACCATCTTTTACGTTTTCAGGGAGGTAAACACCTAGCAAACTCAAATCCTTAATAACGTGGAAGTTTTACAGGGTGTTTGTGGGACATTCACTCAGAGCATGGAGTCTCATTCAGCAAAAGAGAACTCACCTGTGGGAAATTAATCATCTTCACGGGAATCATGGACTCCAGCAGTCTGCGTCGCAGCAAAGCAAGGAGTGACATCGAAAGCAGGAATGAGAAGAGAGTGAGTAAGATGCTTCAGAAGCACCAGACCCCACACATGCATCACCAGTGCTTTCTGCCATGGCTTATGGGCCTTGTGGGAA is drawn from Anas platyrhynchos isolate ZD024472 breed Pekin duck chromosome 3, IASCAAS_PekinDuck_T2T, whole genome shotgun sequence and contains these coding sequences:
- the YIPF3 gene encoding protein YIPF3 produces the protein MAAPGTGTGPGSGPSGTVRGGAAEWGGFEDNMQGGGSAVIDMENMDDTSGSSFEDMGEMHQRMKEEEEDDGEAGGADEEDGEFLGVKGLRGQLGRQVADQVWQVGKRQASKAFSLYANIDILRPYFDVEPVQVRARLLESMIPVKMINFPQKIAGELYGPLMLVFTLVAILLHGMKTSDTIIREGTLMGTAIGTCFGYWLGVSSFIYFLAYLCNAQITMVQMLSLLGYGLFGHCITLFVTYNIHFHSLFYIFWLVVGGLSTLRMVAVLVSRTVGHTQRLILCGTLAALHMLFLLYLHFAYHKVVEGILDTLEGPNMPPFQRVARDIPVVPNAVLNTTAKAVALTL